One Eleginops maclovinus isolate JMC-PN-2008 ecotype Puerto Natales chromosome 22, JC_Emac_rtc_rv5, whole genome shotgun sequence DNA segment encodes these proteins:
- the LOC134858347 gene encoding keratin, type I cytoskeletal 10-like isoform X2, with translation MDDQGRRRGVRARGGRGVRARGGRGVRARGGRGVFVRGGRGAGQGGRGAGQGGRGAGQGGRGAGQGGRGAGQGGRGAGQGGRGAGQGGRGAGQGGRGAGQGGRGAGQGGRGAGQGGRGAGQGGRGAGQGGRGEGGRARQRIFITDEMRATVIDHVIVHGMTMTEAGQRVQPNLSRFSVATIIRAFREHNRVERLPYAGGRASRFTPAQEVVIVDMVRENNVLRLREIRERIIGDNMNFPNIDDVSLTTIDRVLKRQRVRMKQAYRVPFERNSDRIKHLRHQYVQRIFELESMARPHEFIFVDEAGFNLTKRRRRGRNIIGQRAIVDVPGQRGGNITLCAAMSSRGLLHRHAELGAYNTERLLTFLGELREVLHDHDHPNDQQNPGPADLPIYVIFWDNKSSSHHGGGRSMTANRTPERTFSGLWTWPVMMWLWRRSKAGCGMPGHSSHDVWLWTILPVTWMRYCGPTQSDDVMPPNDCSVNILCQFTCTT, from the exons ATGGATGatcaaggaagaagaagaggagttcgtgccagaggagggagaggagttcgtgccagaggagggagaggagttcgtgccagaggagggagaggagtttttgtcagaggagggagaggagcaggccaaggagggagaggagcaggtcaaggaggtagaggagcgggccaaggagggagaggagcaggtcaaggaggtagaggagcgggccaaggagggagaggagcaggtcaaggaggtagaggagcgggccaaggagggagaggagcaggtcaaggaggtagaggagcgggccaaggagggagaggagcaggtcaaggaggtagaggagcgggccaaggagggagaggagcaggtcaaggaggtagaggagcaggccaaggagggagaggagaaggagggcgAGCAAGACAACGCATCTTCATCACAGATGAAATGAGAGCAACGGTCATTGACCACGTCATTGTCCACGGCATGACAATGACCGAAGCTGGACAACGAGTCCAACCAAACCTAAGCCGATTCTCAGTGGCCACCATTATTCGGGCCTTCAGAGAACACAACAG AGTTGAAAGATTGCCATATGCAGGTGGGAGGGCTTCCAGATTCACACCAGCCCAAGAGGTCGTCATTGTGGATATGGTTCGGGAGAACAATGTGCTGAGACTACGGGAGATACGGGAGAGGATCATTGGTGACAATATGAACTTTCCGAACattgacgatgttagcctgacaACCATAGACAGAGTCCTCAAGCGCCAGAGAGTACGCATGAAGCAGGCCTATAGGGTACCCTTTGAGCGCAACTCTGACAGAATAAAGCACCTCCGTCACCAGTATGTGCAA AGGATCTTCGAGTTGGAGTCCATGGCCAGACCCCATGAATTTATATTTGTGGATGAGGCTGGCTTCAACCTcacaaaaaggaggaggagaggccgTAACATCATAGGACAGAGAGCTATCGTTGATGTGCCCGGCCAACGTGGAGGAAACATCACCCTCTGCGCTGCCATGAGTTCTAGAGGGCTTCTCCACCGGCATGCTGAACTTGGTGCCTACAACACTGAGCGTCTCCTCACCTTCCTAGGAGAGCTCAGAGAAGTTTTGCATGACCATGACCACCCGAACGACCAGCAGAATCCTGGGCCGGCTGATCTTCCCATATATGTCATCTTCTGGGACAAT AAGAGTTCTTCTCATCATGGCGGTGGAAGGTCTATGACCGCCAACCGTACACCAGAGAGAACCTTCTCAGGGCTATGGACCTGGCCTGTGATGATGTGGCTGTGGAGGCGTTCCAAGGCTGGGTGCGGCATGCCAGGGCATTCTTCCCACGATGTTTGGCTATGGACAATATTGCCTGTGACGTGGATGAGGTACTGTGGCCCGACCCAGTCCGACGACGTGATGCCGCCCAATGATTGCAGTGTCAACATACTGTGTCAATTTACATGTACAACGTAG
- the LOC134858347 gene encoding keratin, type I cytoskeletal 10-like isoform X1 → MDDQGRRRGVRARGGRGVRARGGRGVRARGGRGVFVRGGRGAGQGGRGAGQGGRGAGQGGRGAGQGGRGAGQGGRGAGQGGRGAGQGGRGAGQGGRGAGQGGRGAGQGGRGAGQGGRGAGQGGRGAGQGGRGEGGRARQRIFITDEMRATVIDHVIVHGMTMTEAGQRVQPNLSRFSVATIIRAFREHNRVERLPYAGGRASRFTPAQEVVIVDMVRENNVLRLREIRERIIGDNMNFPNIDDVSLTTIDRVLKRQRVRMKQAYRVPFERNSDRIKHLRHQYVQRIFELESMARPHEFIFVDEAGFNLTKRRRRGRNIIGQRAIVDVPGQRGGNITLCAAMSSRGLLHRHAELGAYNTERLLTFLGELREVLHDHDHPNDQQNPGPADLPIYVIFWDNVSFHRSIQVREWFNINQQFINVCLPPYSPFLNPIEEFFSSWRWKVYDRQPYTRENLLRAMDLACDDVAVEAFQGWVRHARAFFPRCLAMDNIACDVDEVLWPDPVRRRDAAQ, encoded by the exons ATGGATGatcaaggaagaagaagaggagttcgtgccagaggagggagaggagttcgtgccagaggagggagaggagttcgtgccagaggagggagaggagtttttgtcagaggagggagaggagcaggccaaggagggagaggagcaggtcaaggaggtagaggagcgggccaaggagggagaggagcaggtcaaggaggtagaggagcgggccaaggagggagaggagcaggtcaaggaggtagaggagcgggccaaggagggagaggagcaggtcaaggaggtagaggagcgggccaaggagggagaggagcaggtcaaggaggtagaggagcgggccaaggagggagaggagcaggtcaaggaggtagaggagcaggccaaggagggagaggagaaggagggcgAGCAAGACAACGCATCTTCATCACAGATGAAATGAGAGCAACGGTCATTGACCACGTCATTGTCCACGGCATGACAATGACCGAAGCTGGACAACGAGTCCAACCAAACCTAAGCCGATTCTCAGTGGCCACCATTATTCGGGCCTTCAGAGAACACAACAG AGTTGAAAGATTGCCATATGCAGGTGGGAGGGCTTCCAGATTCACACCAGCCCAAGAGGTCGTCATTGTGGATATGGTTCGGGAGAACAATGTGCTGAGACTACGGGAGATACGGGAGAGGATCATTGGTGACAATATGAACTTTCCGAACattgacgatgttagcctgacaACCATAGACAGAGTCCTCAAGCGCCAGAGAGTACGCATGAAGCAGGCCTATAGGGTACCCTTTGAGCGCAACTCTGACAGAATAAAGCACCTCCGTCACCAGTATGTGCAA AGGATCTTCGAGTTGGAGTCCATGGCCAGACCCCATGAATTTATATTTGTGGATGAGGCTGGCTTCAACCTcacaaaaaggaggaggagaggccgTAACATCATAGGACAGAGAGCTATCGTTGATGTGCCCGGCCAACGTGGAGGAAACATCACCCTCTGCGCTGCCATGAGTTCTAGAGGGCTTCTCCACCGGCATGCTGAACTTGGTGCCTACAACACTGAGCGTCTCCTCACCTTCCTAGGAGAGCTCAGAGAAGTTTTGCATGACCATGACCACCCGAACGACCAGCAGAATCCTGGGCCGGCTGATCTTCCCATATATGTCATCTTCTGGGACAATGTTAGTTTCCATCGCAGCATCCAGGTCAGAGAGTGGTTTAACATCAACCAGcaatttattaatgtgtgtctgcCACCCTACTCTCCATTCCTAAACCCAATAGAAGAGTTCTTCTCATCATGGCGGTGGAAGGTCTATGACCGCCAACCGTACACCAGAGAGAACCTTCTCAGGGCTATGGACCTGGCCTGTGATGATGTGGCTGTGGAGGCGTTCCAAGGCTGGGTGCGGCATGCCAGGGCATTCTTCCCACGATGTTTGGCTATGGACAATATTGCCTGTGACGTGGATGAGGTACTGTGGCCCGACCCAGTCCGACGACGTGATGCCGCCCAATGA